One part of the Ornithorhynchus anatinus isolate Pmale09 chromosome 21, mOrnAna1.pri.v4, whole genome shotgun sequence genome encodes these proteins:
- the SART3 gene encoding squamous cell carcinoma antigen recognized by T-cells 3, protein MAAAAAATAASATGPEEEERSEEPLMESEESAGCRGGGSSDDDDDDEEDEEDDEEKENEAEIQRLEEQLSINVFDYNCHVDLIKLLRQEGELVQLRRARQKMSELFPLTEEIWLDWLKDEIRMALEGSDREKVYELFERAVKDYICPEIWLEYAQYSIGGIGEEGGIEKVRGIFERALTAVGLHVTKGAATWEAYREFENAILETAQPAAGSVPSPEQQQALALQLDRIHTLFRRQLSIPLLDMEATYAEYEEWSADPIPDSVTQSYRKALQQMEKYKPYEEALLVAETPKLAEYQTYIDLELKTGDPARIQLIFERALAENCLVPDLWARYNQYLDRQLKMKELVLSAHDRAVRNCPWTVGLWNRYLLAMERHGVDHRLVSDNFEKALNAGFIQATDYVEIWQAYLDYLRRRVDFKQDSSKELEELRSAFARALDYLKQEVEERFSESGDPSCTIMQNWARIEARQCNNMQKARELWDSIMTKGNAKYANMWLEYYNLERAHGDTQHCRKALHRAVQCTSDYPEHVCEVLLTLERIEGTLEDWDVAVQKTENRLARVNEQRVKAAEREAALAQQEEEKAEQRKRLRTEKKALKKLRKTKAGDKRKADEDEEEEWGEEEEQPSKRPRGESSLPLPEGTEAMELEAGLFGRSAAVKVDPPSKQKEKAAALKKEMPKVPHDSSKDSITVFVSNLPYSMGEPAGALRPLFEGCGEVSEIRPIFSNRGDFRGYCYVEFKEEKAALRALGLDRQLVAGRPMFVSPCVDKNKHPDFKVFRYSTALEKHKLFISGLPFSCTKEELEEICQAHGTVKDLRLVTNRAGKPKGLAYVEYENEAQASQAVLKMDGMTVKQNTIKVAISNPPQRKFPDRPEAGKASAPMVPRQIYGARGKGRTQLSLLPRALHRPSLKTENGTVPNQTAGASSPSPPGAKMSNADFARMLLKK, encoded by the exons atggcggcggcggcggcggcgacggcggcctcGGCCACCggtcctgaggaggaggagaggtctgAGGAGCCGCTCATGGAGTCTGAGGAGTCCGCCGGCTGCCGCGGGGGAGGATCctcggacgacgacgacgacgatgaggaggacgaagaggacgatgaggagaaggagaacgaGGCGGAGATCCAGCGCCTGGAGGAGCAG CTGTCCATCAACGTCTTCGACTATAACTGCCACGTGGACTTGATCAAGCTGCTGCGGCAGGAAGGAGAGCTGGTTCAGCTGAGACGGGCCCGCCAGAAGATGAGTGAGCTCTTCCCTCTGACCGAAG aAATCTGGCTGGATTGGCTGAAGGACGAGATCAGGATGGCTCTGGAGGGCTCGGATCGCGAGAAGGTGTATGAGCTATTCGAGCGAGCGGTGAAAGACTACATCT GTCCCGAAATTTGGCTGGAGTATGCCCAGTACTCGATCGGCGGGATCGGCGAGGAAGGAGGCATCGAGAAAGTCCGCGGGATATTTGAGCGGGCCCTCACGGCCGTCGGTTTACACGTGACCAAGGGGGCGGCCACTTGGGAGGCCTACCGAGAGTTCGAGAACGCAATTCTGGAAACGGCCCAG CCCGCGGCCGGCAGCGTCCCGTCCCCTGAGCAGCAACAGGCGCTGGCTCTGCAGCTCGACAGGATCCACACCCTCTTCCGGCGCCAGCTCAGCATCCCCCTCCTAG ATATGGAGGCGACGTACGCAGAGTACGAAGAATGGTCGGCCGACCCCATCCCGGACTCCGTCACGCAGAGCTACAGGAAGGCACTGCAGCAAATGGAGAAATACAAGCCCTACGAAGAGGCCCTG TTGGTAGCCGAGACGCCCAAGCTAGCGGAATATCAGACGTACATCGACCTGGAGCTGAAGACGGGCGATCCCGCTCGCATCCAGCTAATCTTCGAGCGGGCGCTGGCCGAGAACTGCCTGGTTCCGGACCTGTGGGCCCGCTACAATCAGTATCTG gaccgCCAActgaagatgaaggaactggtcCTGTCGGCCCACGACCGCGCCGTGAGGAACTGTCCGTGGACGGTGGGACTGTGGAATCGCTACCTTCTGGCCATGGAAAGGCACGGGGTGGATCACCGCCTGGTCTCCG ACAATTTTGAAAAGGCTCTGAATGCTGGTTTTATTCAGGCCACCGACTATGTGGAGATCTGGCAGGCCTACCTTGATTACCTGAGGAGAAGGGTGGATTTCAAACAAG ACTCCAGTAAAGAATTAGAAGAGCTGAGGTCCGCATTCGCTCGGGCCTTAGACTATCTGAAGCAGGAAGTCGAGGAGC GTTTCAGTGAAAGCGGGGACCCATCCTGTACAATAATGCAGAACTGGGCAAGAATCGAG GCTCGCCAGTGTAACAATATGCAGAAAGCCAGGGAGCTGTGGGATAGCATCATGACTAAAGGAAATGCAAAATACGCCAATATGTGGCTAGAATACTACAACCTGGAACG GGCTCACGGTGACACCCAACACTGTCGCAAGGCCTTACACCGAGCGGTCCAGTGCACCAGTGACTACCCGGAACATGTCTGCGAAGTGCTTCTCACCCTGGAGAGGATCGAAG GCACTCTGGAAGACTGGGACGTAGCGGTTCAGAAAACAGAAAACCGATTAGCGCGAGTGAACGAACAGAGAGTAAAG GCCGCGGAGAGGGAAGCGGCCCTCGCCcagcaggaagaagagaaggccGAGCAGCGGAAGCGCTTGCGAACGGAGAAGAAGGCGCTGAAGAAACTCAGGAAGACCAAAGCTGGAGACAAACGCAAAGCTGacgaggacgaagaggaggagtggggagaggaagaag AACAGCCCAGCAAGCGGCCGAGAGGCGAAAGCAGCCTGCCTCTgccggaggggacggaagccatggAGCTGGAGGCGGGACTCTTCGGGCGGAGCGCCGCCGTGAAAGTGGACCCCCCGTCCAAGCAGAAGGAGAAGGCGGCCGCCCTGAAGAAGGAGATGCCCAAGGTCCCGCACGACAGCAGCAAAGACAGCATCACGGTGTTCGTCAGCAACCTGCCCTACAGCATGGGGGAGCCGGCCGGGGCGCTCAGGCCCCTCTTTGAAGGCTGCGGGGAGGTGTCCGAGATCCGCCCCATCTTCAGCAACCGGGGCGACTTCCGCGGCTACTGCTACGTGGAGTTCAAGGAGGAGAAGGCGGCCCTGCGGGCCCTGGGCCTGGACCGCCAGCTGGTGGCCGGCCGCCCCATGTTCGTGTCGCCCTGCGTCGACAAGAACAAGCACCCGGACTTTAAG GTGTTTAGGTACAGCACCGCGCTGGAGAAGCACAAGCTGTTCATCTCCGGTCTGCCGTTCTCCTGCACTAAGGAGGAGCTGGAAGAGATCTGCCAAGCGCACGGCACCGTCAAAGACCTCAGGCTGGTCACCAACCGGGCCGGGAAACCGAAG GGCCTGGCCTATGTGGAGTATGAAAACGAAGCCCAAGCTTCTCAGGCAGTGTTGAAGATGGACGGCATGACGGTCAAACAGAATACCATCAAGGTGGCCATCAGCAACCCCCCACAGAGGAAATTCCCGGACAGACCCGAGGCGGGAAAGGCCTCGGCCCCCATGGTCCCGCGACAGATTTATGGAGC aaggggaaaaggaagaacccAGCTCTCGCTGCTCCCGCGGGCCCTCCACCGCCCCAGCCTCAAGACAGAGAACGGGACCGTCCCGAACCAGACGGCCggggcctcctccccatccccaccgggGGCCAAGATGTCCAACGCCGACTTCGCCAGGATGCTCCTGAAAAAGTGA